Part of the Bacillus cereus group sp. RP43 genome is shown below.
GATTGTGTTCCGCTCTATTTTTATGCACCATCACATGATATGATAGGACTTGCGCATGCTGGATGGAAAGGGACTGTAACAGAGATTGCGAAAGAAATGATTCAAAAGTGGAATGCAGAAGGTGTTTCAAGTGATGAAATTTATGTCGCAATTGGTCCTGCAATCGGATCGTGTTGTTATGTTGTTGATGATCGTGTATTAACAGCAGCACAGCAAGTAGTAAACGGATCTGTTCCTCATAAAATAATTTCTGATGGTCAGTATGCAATTAATTTAAAAGAAGTTAATCGTATATTATGTGTACAAGCAGGTATAAAAGAAGAACATATTGTAATGTCATCTCTTTGTACAAGCTGTGAAGAACAATTATTTTTCTCTCATCGTCGTGATCAAGGTAAGACGGGGAGAATGTTGAGTTTCATAGGTTTTAAGGAGGAGTGAAGCAAGTGACAGTGCAAGGGAATTTAGCAGATGTAAACGAAGCACTTAAAGAATCTTGTGCACGAGCTGGACGTTCGATGAAAGATATTAAGCTCGTTGCAGTTACAAAAACTGTAGGAATTGAAAAAACAAATGAAGTAATTGAAGCTGGAATTATTGATTTAGGTGAAAATAGAAATGAAGGTTTCTTGCAAAAATATGAGCATTTCGGTTCAAAAGTGAATTGGCATTTTATTGGATCATTGCAAACGAGAAAAGTAAAAGAAATCATTAATGAGATTGATTATTTACATTCATTAGATCGTCTCTCGCTTGCAAAAGAAATTCAAAAACGTGCTGATAAGAAAGTTAAATGCTTTATTCAAGTGAAAACGTCATCTGAAGAATCAAAGCAAGGATTGGCGATAGAAGAAACAATTTCTTTTATTCAAAGTTTGCAAGAATTAGATAAGGTTGAAGTGGTAGGATTAATGACAATGGCTCCGTTTACAGGAGAAGAGGAAGAGATTCGTCGCTGCTTTAAGGAATTGCGTATGCTACAAACAGAGGTGCAGGAGCTAGAATTATTACATGCACCATGTAAAGAATTATCAATGGGAATGTCAAATGATTACACGATTGCAATTGAGGAAGGCGCTACATATATTCGTTTGGGAACGGTTTTAGTAGGAAAAGCGTAAGAGGAAGGAGAAAGTTATTATGAGTTGGTCAAAAGTAAAATACTTCTTTTTTGACACACCGGAAGAAAAAGAAGCAGCTCAATATAGTTATGAA
Proteins encoded:
- the pgeF gene encoding peptidoglycan editing factor PgeF, with the translated sequence MREPFKYVDGILYLQAWKELGNITVGFTTKDGGVSTGSFHAMNLGLHVNDIVENVHENRRILANKLQKPLEKWICSEQVHDHHVEKVGLQEKGKGVYSYEDGIPKTDGIYTTNKDVLLTSCYADCVPLYFYAPSHDMIGLAHAGWKGTVTEIAKEMIQKWNAEGVSSDEIYVAIGPAIGSCCYVVDDRVLTAAQQVVNGSVPHKIISDGQYAINLKEVNRILCVQAGIKEEHIVMSSLCTSCEEQLFFSHRRDQGKTGRMLSFIGFKEE
- a CDS encoding YggS family pyridoxal phosphate-dependent enzyme; this encodes MTVQGNLADVNEALKESCARAGRSMKDIKLVAVTKTVGIEKTNEVIEAGIIDLGENRNEGFLQKYEHFGSKVNWHFIGSLQTRKVKEIINEIDYLHSLDRLSLAKEIQKRADKKVKCFIQVKTSSEESKQGLAIEETISFIQSLQELDKVEVVGLMTMAPFTGEEEEIRRCFKELRMLQTEVQELELLHAPCKELSMGMSNDYTIAIEEGATYIRLGTVLVGKA